Genomic window (Pyramidobacter porci):
GGCAGTCTTCCACGCGCCCTTCCTTGACGACAAGGCCTATCTGCACGGTGCCGCCGGAAAAACGGCGTTCGTTGTTCACGGTGAAATCGGGTGAATTGCCCCACGTCCAGTTCCACGAGGCGTATTTGCTTACGGCCAGCTCCTGCGCATTGAGCGCCTCGGCTGCCGCAGGCGGCCGCACGGTCTCTGCGTGGTAAAAACGGATCAACGCCGCCGCGAATCCGGCCTGAAAGCGTTCGAGCGTCATTTTCTGCGGGAGGTGCGGCAGAAGGTTGGTAACGCGGCTGCGGACGGATCGAAAGCCTTTTGACTGATATTTCTCCGGTTTGACCCGCAGGGCGCGTTCCACGTCTTCAAGGCGGGAATCGAAGAGGATCGTGCCATGGTGAAGCACCATTCCGGCCGCTGCGTACTGCGCCACGCCGGAGATCTTGCAGCCTTTCACCGTCACGTCGTTGCGTCCCGTGTGTTCCGCCGCGACTCCCAAAGACCGGAGATATTGCAAAAGCGGGACGCTGAACGCTTGGATATCCAAACGTGATTCATCCTGAGACGGCAGGATCACGGAGTAATTGAGGTTGCCGCGGTCATGATACACGGCGCCGCCGCCTGTTATGCGCCGCACGACGTGAATTCCGCGCGGCGCGATGAACTCGCGCATCACTTCCTGAGCGGTGTTCTGAAACCGTCCCACGACGACGGTGGGGTCGTTGCTCCACAGCATGAGGAATCCTTCCCGCCTTTTCGCGGCTTCTTCACAAAGGACTTCCTCAAGGGCAAGGTTGTAGCGCGGATCGTGCGCGTCGTTCAAAATATAATTGAAATTCATTTGATCCATCCCATCGTTTCCGTAAAATCTTCTCCCTTGAAAAGTCCCCGTGCGGCCGCACTGCACGGGGACTTTTTTGCGGACAGACTGTTTTTAAGCCCTCTTTAACAGCGCCGGAAAGCGCGCCGCGCGGTTTAACGTTTGGCGCTTAACGCCCTGCGCCCGTATGTGTCGGCGGCGATCATGGCGTTGTAGACCATTTCCGCGTCGACCTCGAAGGGCATGTTATGCAGCGTGTCCGTCGGCGCGCATGCGGCGTCCGCCACCGGCATCAGATGTTCGCGGCTGGTGTCGGTGACGCCGAGTTCCGCGAAGGTGACCGGCAACCCGACGGCGATCATCCAATCGAGCATCTCGGTCAGTTCCTCCTCGGGAACGTTTTCCATCACCAGCTGGGTCAGCGTGCCGAAGTTCACTTTTTCGCCGTGCTGCATGTGATGGCATTCCGGAAGCTGAGTCAGCCCATTGTGAATCGCGTGCGCGGCGGCGATGCCGCAGGATTCGAAGCCAAGCCCCGAAAGCAAGGTGTTCGCTTCGATGATGCGTTCGACGGCGGGGGTCAGCGCCTGTGATTCAAGAGCGATTTTCGCTTTCAAGCCGTCGCTGACGAGCGTGTCGTAGCACAGTTTGGCGATGCCGAACGACGTGACGCCAACGGTGCCGCCGGCAAAATTGCCGGCGCCGGAGTTCACGCAGGCGCGCGCTTCGAAGTACGTGGCCATGGCATCCCCCATGCCGGAGACGGTGAGGCGCAGCGGGCTTTGGGCAATGACTTCAGTGTCCATCAGCACAAGATTG
Coding sequences:
- a CDS encoding lipoate--protein ligase; this translates as MNFNYILNDAHDPRYNLALEEVLCEEAAKRREGFLMLWSNDPTVVVGRFQNTAQEVMREFIAPRGIHVVRRITGGGAVYHDRGNLNYSVILPSQDESRLDIQAFSVPLLQYLRSLGVAAEHTGRNDVTVKGCKISGVAQYAAAGMVLHHGTILFDSRLEDVERALRVKPEKYQSKGFRSVRSRVTNLLPHLPQKMTLERFQAGFAAALIRFYHAETVRPPAAAEALNAQELAVSKYASWNWTWGNSPDFTVNNERRFSGGTVQIGLVVKEGRVEDCRIYGDFFSLGTPGEVEARIRGQRYPFVGLEALLPDELLERSFLSVSPGEFRAFLAE
- a CDS encoding glycerol dehydrogenase codes for the protein MAVTVISPSRYVQGRGAMNDLGMYAAKLGSKALCLISAGGIDRVGERIEKSFAQSEAPVVFEKFNGECSRTEIDRLVKLVKEQGFDVMIGVGGGKIFDTAKAAAYYAGIPVAICPTVASTDAPCSALSVIYTDEGAFAEYLFLPANPNLVLMDTEVIAQSPLRLTVSGMGDAMATYFEARACVNSGAGNFAGGTVGVTSFGIAKLCYDTLVSDGLKAKIALESQALTPAVERIIEANTLLSGLGFESCGIAAAHAIHNGLTQLPECHHMQHGEKVNFGTLTQLVMENVPEEELTEMLDWMIAVGLPVTFAELGVTDTSREHLMPVADAACAPTDTLHNMPFEVDAEMVYNAMIAADTYGRRALSAKR